TCGCAGACCCGCGGCTCGACTTCGCCACGATCACGTCCGTGGAGGTGTCGGCCGACCTGAACCTCGCCAACGTGTATGTCACCACGCACGGTGGCGATGAGGAGTACGAAGCGCTGCTCGAGGGTCTCCGCTCGGCGGATAAGCGCATCCGCGCCGGTCTGGCCCGGCGGGTCCAGATGCGGGTGATCCCCGAACTGCGCTACCTTCTCGACACGACGCTCGACCAGAGCATGCG
Above is a window of Anaerosoma tenue DNA encoding:
- the rbfA gene encoding 30S ribosome-binding factor RbfA produces the protein MKSTPRTRRLGESVREALAEVLRDDVADPRLDFATITSVEVSADLNLANVYVTTHGGDEEYEALLEGLRSADKRIRAGLARRVQMRVIPELRYLLDTTLDQSMRITEALKNVPPTMRQDEDGS